In a genomic window of Desulfobulbaceae bacterium:
- a CDS encoding amino acid ABC transporter substrate-binding protein: MKKTPVQRQRRLNRAPFRIVILLVLLVVGLLIAKENLTKRPDQLYQTVNGQVEMCLACHTKERLDPAHDVTILGCSSCHLGNPMASDKATAHQGIVTNPGDLRVVEQTCGVNGCHAIDIHKVKNSLMATNRGIIATLLYYWGEAPDQNGDYSIEELMKTGQTSLALDYFRKLCATCHLWKQKGDLPGVFGEKGGGCTACHHQMDPALPKEGKDKGHPLLTKKVPIENCVRCHNRSGRIGISYTGIYESENSGAPIKNGEPSPHRLADGREYLALPPDIHFTKGLACIDCHTRNEIMGDGTRYAHFEDQLEISCATCHTKSKPGITEKKNQLNNINPETKTPVLTSKLDGKEHPLNAPLPMACDYTGHQRLSCQSCHSTWVPQCYGCHVKRDMAETHLDKLTLKETPGWWQEGRSYIRYEQPALGVWNNRVMPITPGCQDVVTLLDKEGKEERSFYSFTMAAIDPHTTQKKGRSCASCHAAPKALGLGLGTVWQEEGRWQFTPATEPLETSAGTTPRFDAYVTIDGTPLQKSFRPTLRPFNQNELGRILSVGTCLTCHPTIEDKAYHPFKVNSCPKPPANTLISQ, translated from the coding sequence ATGAAAAAGACCCCCGTCCAACGTCAGCGGAGACTGAACAGAGCGCCGTTCCGAATCGTGATCCTGCTGGTGCTGCTAGTGGTCGGATTACTAATTGCCAAAGAGAATCTGACCAAACGTCCGGACCAACTCTACCAGACCGTAAACGGCCAGGTTGAGATGTGTCTGGCCTGCCATACCAAAGAACGACTCGACCCGGCCCACGATGTCACGATCCTCGGCTGCTCCTCCTGCCATCTCGGCAATCCAATGGCCTCAGACAAGGCGACGGCGCATCAGGGGATCGTCACCAACCCCGGCGATCTGAGGGTAGTGGAGCAGACCTGCGGCGTCAACGGTTGCCACGCCATTGACATCCACAAAGTCAAGAACTCTCTGATGGCCACCAACCGGGGGATCATTGCCACTCTACTTTACTATTGGGGCGAAGCGCCGGACCAGAATGGCGATTACTCAATCGAGGAGCTGATGAAAACCGGCCAGACATCGCTGGCGCTGGACTATTTCCGTAAACTCTGCGCTACCTGCCACCTGTGGAAACAGAAAGGCGACCTGCCCGGTGTCTTCGGTGAAAAAGGGGGCGGATGCACCGCCTGCCATCACCAGATGGACCCCGCCCTGCCCAAAGAAGGCAAAGACAAGGGTCATCCCCTGCTCACCAAGAAGGTGCCCATCGAAAACTGTGTTCGCTGCCATAACCGCAGCGGTCGAATCGGCATCTCCTACACCGGGATCTATGAGTCCGAAAACTCAGGCGCGCCCATTAAAAACGGCGAACCATCCCCCCACCGGCTCGCTGACGGCCGCGAGTATCTCGCCCTGCCGCCTGACATCCACTTCACCAAAGGCCTAGCCTGCATCGACTGCCACACTAGAAACGAGATCATGGGTGACGGCACCCGCTACGCCCACTTCGAAGATCAACTGGAGATATCCTGCGCCACCTGCCACACCAAATCAAAGCCGGGTATTACTGAAAAAAAGAACCAACTAAACAATATCAACCCGGAGACCAAGACCCCGGTGCTCACCAGCAAGCTCGACGGCAAGGAGCATCCCTTGAACGCCCCGCTGCCGATGGCCTGCGATTACACCGGTCACCAAAGATTGTCCTGCCAGTCCTGCCACTCGACTTGGGTGCCTCAGTGCTATGGCTGCCATGTCAAGCGCGACATGGCCGAGACCCACCTCGACAAGCTTACCCTCAAGGAGACGCCCGGCTGGTGGCAGGAGGGCCGATCATATATCCGCTACGAACAACCAGCCTTAGGAGTATGGAACAACCGGGTGATGCCCATCACCCCTGGCTGCCAGGACGTGGTTACCCTTCTGGACAAGGAGGGAAAGGAAGAGCGCTCGTTCTACTCCTTCACCATGGCCGCCATCGACCCGCACACCACCCAGAAAAAGGGACGATCCTGTGCCTCCTGCCACGCCGCTCCCAAAGCGTTGGGCCTAGGACTGGGCACCGTCTGGCAGGAGGAAGGCCGCTGGCAATTCACCCCCGCCACCGAGCCCCTTGAAACCAGCGCCGGGACCACGCCGCGCTTTGATGCCTATGTCACTATCGACGGCACACCCCTGCAAAAGAGTTTTCGGCCCACCTTGCGCCCCTTCAATCAAAACGAACTGGGCAGAATCCTATCCGTAGGCACCTGCCTCACCTGCCATCCGACTATTGAAGACAAGGCATACCACCCCTTCAAGGTTAACTCGTGCCCGAAGCCACCAGCTAACACTCTTATATCTCAATAA
- a CDS encoding methyltransferase domain-containing protein, whose product MAAAIPPASVSVTMTDSPLFTQPPLSQTLEDLACAYWSSDTLFAAIKLNIFGNLGDETLAVAELGQLCHCHPAELTRLLTALARLNLILEETDGWRNLPEAARHLIPERPEYLGDFLLYRRYLQPTWHTLTQTISSVPLSPALSRDDDYPTRNRHYVQALDQLARLKAQEIVAKLNHIPWHGPILDLGGGAGALSRALTQTHRQQAVAATLFELPEVLAAAQALYPASDAWMDIAPLPGEFLSHSFADHDRFGLIVLSNFLHIYNATNAKLCLSKAVTLLRPSGHLLIHDYCPDRGAIKGPLYDLNMLINTPNGQCHKACDLATWLADNGLTEARIIDLASDSTLIIARRPS is encoded by the coding sequence ATGGCCGCCGCTATCCCACCAGCCAGCGTTTCCGTGACGATGACTGATTCACCTCTTTTCACACAGCCGCCACTCAGCCAGACCCTTGAGGACTTGGCCTGTGCCTATTGGAGCTCAGACACCCTGTTCGCTGCCATAAAGCTGAACATCTTCGGCAACTTAGGGGATGAGACACTGGCAGTGGCAGAACTGGGCCAGCTCTGCCACTGCCACCCGGCTGAACTGACTCGCCTGCTCACTGCCCTGGCCCGGCTAAATCTGATCCTGGAAGAAACCGATGGCTGGCGGAACCTACCGGAAGCCGCCCGGCATTTGATCCCTGAGAGACCCGAGTATCTGGGTGATTTCCTCCTTTACCGCCGTTACCTGCAACCCACCTGGCACACCCTGACTCAAACAATCTCCTCTGTCCCTCTGTCGCCCGCCCTCAGCCGCGATGACGACTACCCGACCAGAAACCGTCACTATGTGCAAGCGTTGGATCAACTGGCAAGGCTCAAGGCCCAAGAGATAGTCGCCAAACTTAACCACATCCCTTGGCATGGTCCCATCCTTGACCTTGGCGGCGGAGCCGGGGCCTTGAGCCGGGCGTTGACCCAGACACATCGCCAGCAAGCAGTCGCAGCCACCCTGTTCGAGCTGCCAGAAGTCCTGGCCGCAGCCCAGGCCCTGTATCCCGCGTCCGACGCTTGGATGGACATTGCCCCCCTGCCCGGAGAGTTCCTCAGCCACTCCTTTGCTGATCATGACCGCTTCGGTCTGATCGTGCTCTCCAATTTCCTCCACATCTACAATGCAACCAACGCTAAGCTCTGCCTGAGCAAAGCCGTAACCCTTCTCAGACCATCCGGTCATCTGCTGATCCATGACTACTGCCCGGATCGCGGCGCCATCAAGGGTCCGCTCTACGACTTGAACATGCTGATCAATACCCCAAACGGCCAATGCCATAAGGCCTGCGATCTTGCGACCTGGCTTGCCGACAACGGCCTGACCGAGGCCCGAATCATCGACCTGGCCTCCGACTCAACCCTGATCATCGCCCGGAGGCCGTCATAA
- a CDS encoding NAD+ synthase, which produces MKIALIQTNPTIGDFQGNLASILTWTERAKAAGCMLAIFPEMALSGYPPQDLLERPGFITRQQLTVQDLKAQIHGIDILCGLITRSAALTGKPLHNSAMLISRDQSWLVHKRLLPTYDVFDEARYFKPGELSEPLPWNKMNLGVSICEDIFNDPSLHGSLLTSRSCNEDPPRQLYQANPISDLLRDPTHRPDCLINIAASPFQVGKPEAKLDFFSALCRRTGLPLLYVNQVGGQDSLLFDGQSLIIDADGRLLARAAAFQEDMIVFDTNAAPSQPTIVLPTPDIASQVFQALVMGTRDYLKKCGFRSAVLGLSGGIDSALTAAIAAEALGPDNVLGVAMPSPYTSQESIEDARLLADNLKIGFTTIPIDTIMRAQLSALAPLFDNRPADTTEQNIQARIRGNLLMALANKFGHLLLSTGNKSELAVGYCTLYGDMSGGLAVIADVPKTMVYHVCHFLNRNREIIPARTISKPPSAELAPNQRDQDDLPPYEDLDPILSAYLEENKSVREIIASGFDEAVVRDVVRRITNNEHKRKQAPMGLKVTSKAFGYGRRYPTSQRFRDDD; this is translated from the coding sequence ATGAAGATAGCGCTCATCCAAACCAATCCGACCATCGGCGATTTTCAGGGGAACCTGGCATCAATCCTCACCTGGACCGAGCGGGCAAAGGCTGCCGGCTGCATGCTTGCGATCTTTCCGGAGATGGCCTTAAGCGGCTACCCGCCCCAGGATCTCTTGGAACGGCCTGGCTTCATCACCCGCCAGCAGCTCACTGTCCAGGATCTTAAAGCCCAGATCCATGGCATCGACATCCTCTGCGGGCTGATCACCAGAAGCGCCGCCCTGACCGGCAAACCACTGCACAACAGCGCCATGCTCATCAGCCGGGACCAGTCATGGCTCGTCCATAAACGCCTGCTGCCAACCTACGATGTCTTTGACGAGGCCCGCTATTTCAAACCAGGCGAATTAAGCGAGCCCCTGCCGTGGAATAAGATGAACCTTGGCGTTTCCATCTGCGAGGATATCTTCAACGATCCATCCCTGCACGGCAGTCTGCTGACTTCACGCTCCTGCAACGAAGACCCACCCAGGCAACTCTATCAGGCAAATCCCATCAGCGACCTGCTCAGAGACCCAACCCACCGCCCCGACTGCCTGATCAACATTGCCGCCTCACCCTTCCAGGTCGGCAAGCCTGAGGCCAAACTCGATTTCTTCTCCGCCTTGTGCCGTCGGACCGGTCTGCCGCTGCTCTATGTCAATCAGGTGGGTGGACAAGATTCTCTCCTTTTTGACGGCCAAAGCCTGATCATCGACGCTGACGGTCGCCTGCTGGCCCGGGCCGCCGCCTTCCAGGAAGACATGATTGTTTTCGATACCAATGCCGCACCCTCCCAGCCGACAATCGTCCTGCCCACACCAGATATTGCCTCCCAGGTATTCCAGGCCCTGGTCATGGGCACCCGCGACTACCTTAAAAAATGCGGGTTTCGCTCAGCGGTGCTGGGATTAAGCGGCGGCATCGACTCGGCGCTTACCGCAGCCATCGCCGCCGAAGCCTTGGGACCGGACAATGTCTTAGGTGTCGCCATGCCCTCGCCCTACACCTCGCAGGAGAGTATCGAGGACGCACGCCTGCTCGCTGACAATCTCAAGATCGGCTTCACCACCATCCCGATCGATACCATCATGCGCGCTCAGTTATCAGCCCTCGCCCCACTCTTTGACAATCGGCCGGCCGACACCACCGAGCAAAATATTCAGGCCCGGATACGCGGCAACCTGCTGATGGCGCTGGCCAATAAATTCGGACACCTGTTACTGTCCACCGGCAACAAATCCGAACTGGCGGTTGGCTACTGCACCCTCTACGGCGACATGAGCGGGGGCCTGGCGGTCATCGCTGATGTGCCAAAGACCATGGTCTATCACGTCTGCCATTTTCTCAACCGCAACCGCGAGATCATCCCTGCCCGTACCATCAGCAAACCACCATCCGCCGAACTGGCTCCCAACCAGCGAGACCAGGACGATCTTCCGCCTTATGAAGACCTTGACCCCATCCTCTCCGCCTATCTTGAAGAGAACAAAAGCGTACGGGAAATCATCGCCTCAGGTTTCGATGAGGCGGTGGTCCGCGATGTCGTCCGCCGGATCACCAACAACGAGCACAAGCGAAAACAGGCCCCCATGGGGCTCAAAGTCACCAGCAAGGCCTTCGGCTATGGCCGCCGCTATCCCACCAGCCAGCGTTTCCGTGACGATGACTGA
- a CDS encoding PhoH family protein has translation MQKYFVLDTNVLLHNSEALSSFADNFVVLPMTVIEELDRFKSHGDELGRNARRVVRELDSLRIKGQLSRGVPMDNGGTLLIVLEGNGIKLGSMDMTVPDNRILSVAYTLHEQGKVVIFVSKDINARLKADALGLEVMDFEKQKVNFDELYSGHRQVLVPGDVINEMYAKKELPTEGMDLYANEFVHLVDEGDEKHSALARVNKKGLMVLLSQPETVWRVHARSKEQRMALELLMDPEVELVTLVGQAGTGKTLLAIAAGLESVINLGRYDRVLVSRPIIPMGKDIGYLPGGKDEKLSNWMQPIFDNLTFLLNLGQPKGKEEGGESIKKKIDKMIQDNLLELEAITYIRGRSIPKQYVIIDEAQNLTPHEVKTIISRSGEGTKMVLTGDPAQIDNPYLDSCSNGLTYAVERMKGKPMCGHVTLRKSERSGLAAAAAEFL, from the coding sequence ATGCAAAAATATTTTGTGCTGGACACCAATGTTCTCCTGCATAATTCGGAGGCGCTTTCCTCCTTTGCCGACAATTTTGTGGTGTTGCCGATGACGGTGATTGAAGAGCTTGACCGTTTTAAATCCCATGGCGATGAACTGGGCCGTAATGCCCGGCGGGTGGTTCGGGAATTGGATAGCTTGCGAATTAAGGGACAGCTCAGCAGGGGGGTGCCGATGGATAACGGCGGCACCTTGCTTATTGTTCTTGAGGGTAACGGGATTAAGCTTGGCTCAATGGACATGACAGTGCCTGATAATCGTATTCTGTCGGTAGCCTATACCCTTCATGAGCAGGGCAAGGTGGTAATTTTTGTTTCCAAGGATATCAATGCCCGGCTCAAGGCCGATGCCTTGGGGCTTGAGGTGATGGATTTTGAGAAGCAGAAAGTTAATTTCGATGAACTGTATTCCGGTCATCGCCAGGTCCTGGTGCCTGGTGATGTGATCAACGAAATGTATGCCAAAAAAGAGTTGCCGACAGAGGGTATGGATCTTTATGCCAATGAGTTTGTCCACCTGGTAGACGAGGGGGATGAAAAGCATTCGGCCCTGGCCCGGGTCAATAAGAAAGGGCTGATGGTGCTCCTGTCTCAGCCGGAGACGGTCTGGCGGGTGCATGCTCGCAGCAAGGAGCAGCGCATGGCCTTGGAGTTGTTGATGGATCCGGAAGTCGAGTTGGTGACGCTTGTTGGCCAGGCCGGCACCGGTAAGACCTTGTTGGCTATTGCCGCTGGGCTTGAGTCGGTCATTAATCTTGGGCGCTACGACCGGGTACTGGTGTCACGTCCGATTATTCCCATGGGCAAGGATATCGGATACTTGCCCGGCGGCAAGGATGAGAAGCTGTCCAACTGGATGCAGCCTATCTTCGATAACCTGACTTTTCTCTTGAATCTCGGGCAGCCCAAGGGCAAAGAGGAGGGTGGCGAGTCCATCAAGAAGAAGATCGATAAGATGATCCAGGATAATCTGCTGGAACTGGAGGCGATCACCTATATCCGTGGTCGTTCAATACCTAAGCAGTATGTCATTATCGATGAGGCTCAGAACCTGACCCCTCATGAGGTTAAGACTATTATCAGCCGTTCGGGGGAGGGGACCAAGATGGTACTGACCGGGGATCCCGCGCAGATCGATAATCCCTATCTGGATTCCTGCAGTAACGGTCTGACCTATGCGGTTGAGCGGATGAAGGGCAAGCCTATGTGTGGCCATGTGACCTTGCGTAAGAGCGAGCGCAGCGGTTTGGCTGCGGCTGCGGCGGAATTTTTGTGA
- a CDS encoding radical SAM protein, with protein sequence MEFVPKWIAWEITRRCNLKCVHCRSSSQLEAVGHPDFSFDEATRVLDDIASYASPVVVLSGGEPLLRPDVFDIARYGTDKGLRMCMATNGTLVTEETCHKIKDSGIKMVSLSLDGASAEVHDDFRSMPGAFAATTNAARLFKQHGIKFLVNSSFTKRNQKEITKLYPFVKGLGATAWYMFMIVPTGRGEDIMDELVSMEDYEGFLEWHYEMEKNEDELLVRPTCAPSYYRVVLQKAKEQGDDFKRRSLQFSTGGSKGCLAGQLIVLIDVDGNVLPCSYFPMAAGNIREKSFKDIWENSELFKDLRNFKAYKGRCGACEYVEVCGGCRARAYAMTGDYMDEEPFCSHTPFKLRAKK encoded by the coding sequence TTGGAATTTGTACCCAAATGGATCGCCTGGGAAATCACCCGCCGTTGTAATCTGAAATGTGTTCATTGCCGGTCCTCCTCGCAACTTGAGGCGGTTGGCCACCCTGATTTCTCCTTTGATGAGGCCACGCGCGTACTGGATGATATTGCCTCATACGCGTCTCCTGTTGTGGTGCTGTCCGGGGGCGAGCCGCTGCTTAGGCCCGATGTCTTTGATATCGCCCGATACGGGACGGACAAGGGACTCCGAATGTGTATGGCCACCAATGGCACTTTGGTGACCGAGGAGACCTGCCATAAGATCAAGGACTCCGGTATCAAAATGGTGTCGCTCAGCCTGGATGGAGCCTCTGCCGAGGTTCATGATGATTTTCGCAGTATGCCCGGCGCCTTTGCGGCAACAACCAATGCCGCTCGGCTCTTTAAGCAGCATGGCATCAAGTTCCTGGTCAACTCTTCATTCACCAAGCGGAATCAAAAGGAGATCACCAAGCTCTATCCGTTTGTTAAAGGGCTCGGGGCCACGGCCTGGTATATGTTCATGATCGTGCCCACCGGCCGGGGCGAGGACATCATGGATGAATTGGTGTCGATGGAGGACTACGAAGGATTTTTGGAATGGCATTACGAGATGGAGAAGAACGAAGATGAACTCCTGGTGCGGCCGACCTGTGCCCCGAGTTATTACCGGGTGGTCCTTCAGAAGGCTAAGGAGCAGGGCGATGATTTCAAGCGCCGCAGTCTGCAATTTTCCACCGGCGGTTCCAAGGGGTGCCTGGCTGGACAGCTTATTGTCCTCATCGATGTGGATGGCAACGTCCTGCCCTGTAGTTACTTCCCGATGGCAGCCGGCAATATCCGTGAAAAGTCCTTCAAAGACATTTGGGAGAACTCGGAGCTGTTTAAGGATCTGCGTAACTTCAAGGCCTACAAGGGCCGTTGTGGGGCCTGCGAGTACGTGGAGGTCTGCGGCGGCTGTCGAGCCAGGGCCTACGCCATGACTGGCGATTATATGGACGAGGAGCCTTTCTGCAGTCACACGCCGTTTAAGCTGCGGGCTAAGAAGTGA
- the hemE gene encoding uroporphyrinogen decarboxylase — translation MNTTFLKACKGEPVDYTPIWIMRQAGRYLPEYHTVRRKGSFLDLCKTPENAAEVTLQPIDILGVDAAILFSDILVPLEKMGAPLEFRENQGPVFPSPIRDRAAVDKLGIPDPEDDLGYVMDTIRILRKELVDRVPLIGFSGAPFTLATYLIEGGSSKNFFHTKMMMYKAPDLYRDLLNKITDCTIEYLKGQVVAGVQALQIFDSWVGVLAPCDFAEFALPYVQRIIKALKEVTQVPIIYFANNGGMLLDQTLTSGADVLGFDWRARLNNVVRQVEGKVSIQGNLEPLALFLPPDKLEQRIKMVLDEAKGARGHIFNLGHGIVPETDPEKAKLAVHLVHTLSRRN, via the coding sequence ATGAACACAACTTTTTTGAAGGCCTGCAAGGGCGAACCGGTTGATTACACCCCGATTTGGATCATGCGGCAGGCTGGCCGGTATCTGCCGGAATATCACACTGTACGGCGTAAGGGATCTTTTCTCGATCTGTGCAAGACCCCTGAGAATGCCGCTGAGGTTACTCTCCAACCCATAGATATCTTGGGCGTTGATGCTGCCATTCTCTTTTCCGATATCCTGGTACCGCTTGAAAAGATGGGCGCCCCCTTGGAGTTTAGGGAAAATCAGGGACCGGTCTTCCCTTCTCCTATTCGGGATCGCGCTGCGGTTGATAAGCTTGGGATCCCCGATCCGGAAGATGACTTGGGCTATGTCATGGATACTATCCGGATCCTGCGCAAGGAGTTGGTGGACAGGGTCCCGTTGATCGGGTTCTCCGGGGCTCCGTTTACCTTGGCAACCTATTTAATCGAAGGTGGTTCCTCCAAGAACTTTTTTCACACCAAAATGATGATGTATAAGGCCCCTGATCTCTACCGGGATCTGCTCAATAAGATTACCGACTGCACCATTGAGTATTTAAAGGGGCAGGTTGTGGCTGGCGTTCAGGCCTTGCAGATTTTTGACTCTTGGGTCGGGGTGCTGGCGCCGTGTGATTTCGCTGAGTTTGCCTTGCCCTATGTCCAGCGGATCATCAAGGCATTGAAGGAGGTTACTCAGGTGCCGATCATCTATTTTGCCAATAACGGAGGGATGCTGCTTGATCAAACTTTGACCAGTGGCGCTGATGTTCTGGGCTTTGACTGGCGGGCCAGGCTTAACAATGTCGTGCGTCAAGTCGAAGGAAAGGTCTCGATTCAGGGCAATTTGGAGCCTTTGGCCCTGTTTCTGCCTCCGGACAAACTGGAGCAACGGATCAAGATGGTTCTTGACGAGGCCAAGGGCGCTCGAGGGCATATCTTTAATCTGGGTCATGGCATTGTGCCGGAAACTGACCCTGAAAAGGCGAAGCTTGCCGTGCACCTGGTGCACACCTTAAGTCGCAGGAACTGA
- a CDS encoding HD domain-containing protein produces the protein MIPRPAHCLWLMDEYRMLPNIRAHSLVVARIAEFLALAMRSQGVTIDIELTVAAALMHDIAKSLCLESECNHALLGRDICLEHEMNEVAPLVAQHVVLSVDSFPLTPISAKEIVYYADKRVNHDQIVPLEERLIYILDRYGNGDPALHVLIRDNFERCLAIEQEIFQGLAFGPQELSEWLGDFCPSWQEVVPLDWSRPVGSRAEICQ, from the coding sequence ATGATTCCCCGCCCTGCGCATTGTCTCTGGTTGATGGATGAGTACCGGATGCTGCCGAATATACGCGCCCATTCGCTGGTGGTGGCCAGGATTGCCGAGTTTCTGGCCTTGGCCATGCGCAGCCAGGGGGTTACTATCGACATCGAACTTACCGTGGCTGCTGCTCTGATGCACGATATCGCCAAGAGCTTATGTCTGGAGAGCGAGTGCAATCATGCTCTTCTGGGACGGGATATTTGCCTTGAGCATGAGATGAATGAGGTGGCGCCGTTGGTGGCCCAGCATGTGGTGCTTTCCGTTGATAGCTTTCCTCTGACCCCGATTTCGGCCAAGGAGATTGTCTATTACGCAGATAAGAGGGTTAATCATGATCAGATTGTGCCGCTGGAAGAGCGTCTGATTTATATCCTCGACCGCTATGGTAACGGAGATCCCGCCCTCCATGTTCTGATTCGGGACAATTTCGAGCGTTGTCTGGCTATTGAGCAGGAGATTTTCCAGGGATTGGCGTTTGGGCCGCAGGAATTGTCCGAGTGGCTTGGTGACTTTTGTCCGTCGTGGCAGGAAGTCGTGCCCTTGGATTGGAGTCGGCCTGTCGGCTCTCGGGCCGAAATCTGCCAATGA
- the hemH gene encoding ferrochelatase, protein MTASGKTVGVILLNLGGPERVADVRPFLYNLFSDRLIIRLGPALLQKPIAWLIAKRRAPKSQGYYRQIGGGSPLNSITANQCRALEADLSGHGLFQVGMVMRYWHPFAGEVIPKMLAQGITRFVALTLYPHYSIATTGSSLKDLKEYLATQSTSVELVEIDSWPDDPAYVDCLAARVSEALGPDEVAEVVYSAHSLPVKFIEEGDPYVDHLKRTIAAIEARTGKQGHLCFQSRSGPVEWLSPSTPETIERLAGLGCRRIVMVPISFVSDHVETLCEIDIQYRALAAGLGVDLIRTPSLNTDPVFIKGLKGLVLSSCTAKGWI, encoded by the coding sequence ATGACCGCCTCTGGCAAGACAGTTGGGGTTATCCTCCTTAACTTGGGTGGACCTGAGAGGGTGGCGGATGTTCGACCCTTTCTTTACAATCTTTTTTCAGATCGTCTCATTATCCGTCTAGGACCTGCATTGCTGCAGAAGCCTATCGCCTGGTTAATCGCTAAACGCCGAGCTCCGAAGAGTCAGGGCTATTACCGGCAGATCGGTGGCGGCTCCCCGTTAAACTCCATTACCGCTAATCAGTGTCGGGCTTTGGAGGCCGACCTCTCAGGGCATGGCCTGTTTCAGGTGGGGATGGTCATGCGTTATTGGCACCCCTTTGCCGGAGAGGTGATACCAAAAATGTTGGCCCAGGGGATAACGAGATTTGTGGCTCTGACCTTGTATCCACACTATTCTATTGCTACGACCGGGTCGTCGTTGAAGGATCTCAAGGAGTATCTGGCAACGCAATCGACATCGGTTGAATTGGTAGAGATTGATTCTTGGCCGGATGATCCTGCCTATGTTGACTGTTTGGCCGCAAGGGTTAGTGAGGCCTTGGGTCCTGACGAAGTGGCTGAGGTGGTGTACAGCGCCCATAGTCTGCCTGTGAAGTTTATCGAAGAGGGTGATCCGTACGTGGATCACCTTAAGCGGACCATCGCCGCGATTGAGGCCAGGACCGGAAAGCAGGGCCATCTTTGCTTCCAGAGTCGTAGCGGGCCGGTCGAATGGCTGTCGCCATCTACCCCGGAGACCATCGAACGCTTGGCAGGTCTTGGCTGCCGTCGTATTGTCATGGTGCCGATCAGTTTTGTTTCCGATCATGTGGAAACCTTGTGTGAGATTGATATCCAATACCGTGCTCTGGCGGCAGGTCTTGGTGTTGATCTCATTCGTACCCCCTCTCTCAATACCGACCCCGTGTTCATTAAGGGACTTAAGGGGTTGGTGCTCTCCTCGTGCACGGCTAAGGGTTGGATTTGA
- a CDS encoding amidohydrolase — MPQACDLLIINGIILAEPGILRPIAHGYLSIVKGTILNLGTMADLDKPPCAKMVIDARGGIVMPGLINGHCHAAMTLFRGLADDLPLMEWLHQHIFPAEARFVSPEMVYWCSKLAAAEMILSGTTTVADSYFHEEAAVQAFRDTGIRAVAAQGIIDFPAPGVPDPRDNITVASSFLENFQGLNRIQPAIFCHSPYTCGTKTLEQAKNLTRRHGCKLFIHLAETAEEVRLIHAQHGTSPTRYLDRLGLLDQETVAVHCVHLTNDDISLIRERGCGIITCPESNMKLASGIAPVPAMLEAQIPTGLGTDGCASNNDLDLFSEMDTLAKLHKINSQNPTVLPARQVLGLATSSGAKALGLSGSIGKLAPGFAADCLILDLNTPHLTPFHNPDLLVYAAKGSDVRTVIIDGEVVMAERRILTFDIAETMAKVREMAKQLQI, encoded by the coding sequence ATGCCTCAAGCCTGTGACCTCCTCATTATTAATGGCATTATCCTTGCCGAGCCTGGCATACTTCGACCCATCGCCCACGGCTATCTTTCAATCGTTAAGGGAACAATTCTGAACCTTGGCACAATGGCAGACCTTGATAAACCACCCTGTGCCAAGATGGTGATTGATGCCAGGGGGGGGATAGTGATGCCAGGACTCATCAACGGCCATTGTCATGCCGCCATGACCCTCTTCCGGGGCTTAGCCGATGACCTGCCGCTGATGGAATGGCTACACCAGCATATCTTCCCAGCTGAGGCCCGCTTTGTTTCACCTGAGATGGTCTACTGGTGCAGCAAACTGGCCGCCGCAGAGATGATCCTCTCCGGCACCACCACCGTTGCTGACAGCTATTTTCATGAAGAAGCTGCAGTCCAGGCCTTTCGCGATACCGGAATCCGGGCCGTAGCGGCTCAAGGGATCATCGACTTCCCAGCGCCAGGTGTCCCGGACCCCAGAGACAATATTACCGTTGCGTCATCCTTTCTTGAAAACTTCCAAGGACTTAACCGCATCCAACCAGCGATCTTCTGCCACTCGCCATACACCTGCGGGACAAAAACCCTTGAACAGGCCAAAAACCTCACCCGCCGCCATGGCTGCAAGCTCTTCATTCATCTGGCAGAAACCGCCGAAGAAGTCCGGCTGATTCATGCCCAACACGGGACAAGTCCGACTCGCTACCTTGACCGCCTTGGGCTGCTGGATCAGGAGACCGTGGCTGTCCACTGCGTCCACCTGACAAACGACGATATCTCCCTGATCCGAGAAAGGGGGTGCGGCATTATCACCTGCCCCGAAAGCAACATGAAACTTGCCAGCGGCATCGCCCCTGTGCCCGCCATGCTTGAGGCTCAGATCCCCACAGGCTTGGGCACTGATGGCTGCGCCAGCAACAATGACCTTGACCTCTTCTCAGAGATGGACACTCTGGCCAAGCTGCATAAAATCAACAGCCAGAACCCCACAGTCCTCCCTGCCCGACAGGTCTTGGGGCTTGCCACCAGCAGCGGGGCTAAGGCGCTAGGCCTTAGTGGCAGCATTGGCAAACTCGCTCCCGGTTTTGCAGCCGACTGCCTGATCCTCGACCTGAACACCCCCCATCTTACCCCATTCCACAACCCCGACCTCCTGGTCTATGCGGCCAAAGGCAGTGATGTCCGCACTGTGATTATCGACGGGGAAGTGGTGATGGCAGAGCGACGGATCCTGACATTTGACATCGCAGAGACCATGGCCAAGGTCAGGGAAATGGCGAAGCAATTACAAATTTGA